Sequence from the Macaca fascicularis isolate 582-1 chromosome 16, T2T-MFA8v1.1 genome:
CAACTGACCACAATCCACTTTCAGCCAGTAAtgctggaaatgttttaaaacaaaattagttcATAAATTTGTGGGCTGACCAAGAAGGTAATAAAGTCTCActaaataaagtgagaaaaattcagaaaaagaaaaaaataagaaaataaatcacccGTGGACCTAAGCACTATTCATTCTTTAAGGCATgtatttccaaacttttaaatttttcatatatatatatatttatacagttCTTCAAATTTTATAGAATTTGTATAATGTTGTATCTTGCTTTTCCTACCCACTGACGTTATAAGCATATTTATGCCACTTCATTCATTTTAGGGACTTAATAATAAATGACCTAGTGGATAATTTATCATCCCCTGAAGGAGAGAAATGAGCTTTGTTGATTTTAGAGTTATAAATGATGCTGGGTCAGGTGTCTTTATGTTTGAAGATGTCTccatatttgggttgtttccacagaACTCTTTCctagaagtgttttttttttttttttttttttttttttttttttttttttttttgagacggaggtctCGCACttttcgctcaggctggagtgcagtggcgcaatctcggctcactgcaagatccgcctcccgggttcacgccattctcctgcctcagcctcccaagtagctgggactacaggcgcccaccaccacgcccggctaattttttttttgtatttttagtagagatggggtttcaccatgttagccaagatggtcttgatctcctgacctcatgatccacccacctcagcctcccaaagtgctgagattacaggcatgagccaccacgcccagcctcctataaatgtttttttctaggtTAATGGCTACAAATATTTCTAGGCACCTGACATACTGACACCCACCTCTGAAGTATTTTTATGATCCACAACTAGCGTTTAACACAGCGCCCTAGTCACTCCGTGACTAATAAATAGACAAATGACTGAAACGTGACCTCATGCTTTCTATTCCTCAGCTTTCATTCAGTTCCTTGCCTCTGGGAGGAGGCGGGGTGGTGCAGCCCTCCACAGCATCAGCCCATCAACCCTACCCCTGTGGTTATAGCAGCTGAGGAAGCAGAATTGCAGCTCTGTGGGAAGGAATGGGGCTGGAGAGTTCATGCATAGaccagttcttttttttgaggcagagtttcacttttgttacccaatctggagtccagtggtatgGATCTCAGCtcgccacaacctctgcctcccaggttcaagcaattctcctgcctcagcctcctgagtaactgggattacaggcatgtgccaccacgccccactacttttgtaattttaggaAAGACATGATTTCTCCACATggtcaggtgggtctcaaactcctgacctcaggtgatccgccgcctcagcctcccaaagtgctgggattacaggcgtaagccaccatgcctggcctcatagACCAGTTCTTATGAGAAGGGATCAGCTAAGAATAGCCTTGGGTTGACACACACCCCTTTTCACACTCACAGGAGAAACCATTTCCCCATGAAGCTAGAACCAGTCATGAGTTGAGAGTTGAGAGTTAGAGAATCGCTCAGAGATGCTATTCTTGGATATCCTGAGCCCCTGTGGTCACCGGGCACCCTGAATTGTGCAACACACAGCATGACAGCATCACTGTGCTTAAAAATTTCCTTCCTCACCCCCAGATTCCATTTCCCCATCCGCCAGGGCTGCCTATAAAGAGAAGGAGAGATGGCTTCAGACTTCAGGAGGACACAGGCAGCAGGTAGGGGTCAGTCCCTTCTTGGCTGTGCCGACACTCGAGCCCACATTCCATCACCTGCTCAGAATCATGCAGGTCTCCACTGCTGCCCTTGCCGTCCTCCTCTGCACCGCGGCTCTCTGCAAGCCGGTCTTCTCTGCACCACGTGAGTCCAAGTTTCGTTGTGGGTTTCACCAGTCTCTGGCCACGGTTAGACCACATCAATCTTTTCTTGTGGCCTGAGAGCccccaagagaaaaaaaggaacttcTTAAAGGGCTGCCAAACACCTTGGTCTTTCCCTtcaagacttttatttttatctctagaaGGGGTCTTAGCCCTCCTAGTCTCCAGGTATGAGAATctaggcaggggcaggggagtTACAGTCCCTTGTACAGATAGAAAAACAGGGTTGGAAACAAGTCAGTTTACAAGAGGCAGAATCCAGGGCTGGTTACTTCCCAGTGGGGCCTGTTGTTCACTCTCCAGGTCACCTTAGGTCTCCCAGGAGCTCTGTCCCTTGGATGTCTTATGAGAGATGTCCAAGGCTTCTCTTGGGCTGGGGTCTGACTTCTTGAACCAGACAAAATTCCTTGAAGAGAGCTGAGATAAGAGAACAGTCCGTTCAGGTATCCGGAtcacacagagaaacagagaatccACTGTGAAGAGTcaaggggaaagaaggaaatagacagaaacaaagacagaaacaTTTCTCCGCAAAAACGCCCAAATGCCTTCCAGTCACTTGGTCTGGGCAAGCCTGCCTTCCTCAGCCGCTCGGGGATCAGAAGCTGCCTGGCCTTTTCTTCTGAGATGTGCCTCAGGctcattctcttcctttctctgcagTTGCTGCTGACACGCCGACCTCCTGCTGCTTCAGCTACATCTCCcggcagattccacagaatttcATAGCTGACTACTTAGAGACCAGCAGCCAGTGCTCCAAGCCCGGTGTCATGTAAGTGCCAGTCTTCCTGCTCGCCTCTAGGGAGGTAGGGAGGGTCGGGTGGGGGCAGAGACAGGCCAGAAGGCCATCCTGGAAAGGCCCAGCCTTCCAGAGCCTATCAGGGATACAGGACCCAGGGCTCGGAGGTGTGACCTGACTTGGGGCTGGAGTGGGGCAGGTGTTACAGAGTCAGGAAGGGCTGTCCCAGCCCAGAGGAAAAGGACAGGAATGAGGTAACAGGACCTTCTGAGAGCCCCCCGCCCGGAGTCCCTGACAGAAGCTCTCTAGACAGAGATAGGCAGGGGGTCGCTGAGAGAGGAGCAGGCCCTGAGCTGCACAGGACAGAGAGCGGATTGAGCGGCCACGGTGGGCCCGGGATTCCCCTGCTGGATTCCCCAGTGCTTaaccttcctcccttctccacaGTTTCCTAACCAAGAGAGGCCGGCAGGTCTGTGCTGACCCCAGTGAGGACTGGGTCCAGAAATACGTCAGCGACCTGCAGCTGAGTGCCTGAGGGGTCCGGAAGCTTCGAGGCCCAGTGACCTCGGTGGACCCAGTGGGGAGCAGGAGCCTGAGCCTTGGGAACATCCCTGTGACCTCCACAGCTACCTCTTCTACGGACTGGTTGTTGCCCAACAGCCACTGTGGGActctttttaacttaaatttttatttatttatactattgAGTTTGTGTAATTTATTTTCGATTTCACAGTGTGTTTGTGATTGTTTGCTCTGAGAGTTCCCCTgtgccctcccccttccctcacACTGTGTTTGGTGACAAGTGAGTGGCTGTCATTGGCCTGCTGTAGGCAGTCATTGTACCAAAGCCACCAGACTGACCAATGTGTATCGGATGCTTTTGGTCAGGGCTGTGATCGGCCtggggaaataataaagatgctCTTTTAAAAGGTAAACCAGTAttgagtttggttttgtttttctgacatATTAAAATCACTGGTTAAGAGGAATCATAGGCAAAGATTAGGAAGAGGTGAAATGGAGGGAAACTGGGAGAGATGGGGAGGGCTACCACAGAGTTATCCATTGTACAACGGAGGCACAGTTCTGGAACATTGAAACTGCGAATATGTTATAACTCAAATCGTAATATGCATGCTCTAGGAGAATTCACTCCTTGAATGGACACCGTTAAGTTGAGTATTCCGTAGCGCATATTCATGATGAATCAAGCTTTAATAGCAATTACTTACACTATGGAGGCTTACTCCTACTGAGTGCTTTTTATGCATTGTTCATTTAATCTTACCAATGCAATAGTACAGCTTAGGTACTATTAATACCTCCATTTGACAGAAAAGTAACCCAGGGCTCAGAAAGGTCAGGTAACTTGGCTGAGATTACACAGCATGTAAAAGGTCAACTCCTTTCCAAAACTGGACTTTTATTGAACTACAGACTATGCTATTAACCACTGGCAAATTTATTTCCCCAAACATGATCCCCCTATACTCAAATCTTACCCTATTCTTTAACAGATTGTATTTCATCCATTGCAAGCACTTCCTGTCAGGATTCTGAGTTGACATAGAGTGTTTGAGCAGTGATTGCTTAAGCCACTTACATCAACATGTTCAGGTGTAGACCTGGGAATTGATATTTTTATCAAGCTCATGAGGTGTTGCATAGCCTGTTAATGACTGAGAGCCACTGTCAATAGAATTCACCACTGTTTTCTAATATGGTAAGTATCTGCATACGGCAACaggtatattatatattatttctctAGAATCTacactctacaaaataaatagctaatgttagagaagaaaaagacaaccagCTTCTGTGTGGAGCAGGATGCTGTCTATAGGTTTACTGTGAAAGGTAAGTTACTTAATAGATGGATTGCCTGCATTATATGTACAAGAAGTGCACACTAAGCTAGGGTCCTTTttgcagaagaaagagaaattcaaaatatttgtgtGAAAACCAAACGTGTGTTAATTTTTATGAGCTatgcttatttcattttgtttaaaataatctaatttttgtGTCCAAACATGTTTAGAATTGTACAGTTCAAACTCTTCAAAGCGTAATTAAACACCACTACTTGGCAAATATTAAAATGCACATACTATGTGATCTACATCCCGTTTGACCTGATCCCATTTCTAGGAATCTGCTTTATAGAAACACTGCCAAAAGATAAGACTATGTAGACATGAGGATATTCTTTGCAGCATGGTTGGTAAAGAGCAAAGAAATGCAAACAGTCATCAGTAGGGGATTAACCAGTAGAGGATTAAGATGTCCAGTGGAATATTCTATAGTCAGTGAAAAAAAAGCAGCACACATCTATATCTGTGGAAAGTGTCCATAATATTACATGTAAAAGGTATATCTATTTACATgcagtatatgcatatatattctcTATGTATGCTACAGAACTATCTGTAAaggatattattttgtttttactttgaaaGCCATATacgcatatatatttacataggcAAATATTTGGAAAGATACACATCAAATAGCTAACTATCATTTCTTTGAGGAAatgaggcttttctttttttttttttttttaggaatgagggtttttcctttttatattgtGCACTTTCAAAACTTTGAGTTATTTTCTGATTAACTTGCCTAGCTTACCTCTCTGGTCTCATCTTGCCTTATTCTTTGATGGGTGATATTCCATCCATCACCACCACTTTCTGGTCAGGATTCTGAGTTGATGCAGAGAGGATAGAGCTCAGCCTGGCTTACAGCGTTTTGATGCCATGAAGGCTTTCATATAATGAGGGTACAGCAACAAACACATCCTTTTGACAAGgctgtttctctctccctctctctttctctctctctctctctctctctctcacagacacacacacacacacacacacacacacacacacacacacacacacagaggagcagCTTTTGTCCCCATAGACATAGTGAAGGTGTCATCATTCCTTCTTTATTGGCTTTCAGGAGAATATAGGTGCGCACAACACTTGCCTGCACTGAATTGTTTCTCAAGGTCCAGAACCCCAAAGCTAAACAAAGTTTAATCATGCCCGACATTCCCTAAATACGAGTGTTATGAACAAACAGAATAGATTGAACAAAGACCCCTGTTAGGGAACGGGAGAATGGGAATTGCATTTTTAAGCAGTTCAGCCAGTCTGACAGCCCCTAGTTCTCCTCCCTGGGGGAATGCCCTCCATGGACAATCTGAGATGTGCAATGTGGAGGATCTGCTTTCTGGAGGCTACTGACTTGCTGTCTGTGTGAGTTAGCCTGAGGTTGCCTTCGGTATTGTGTAATCAAGGGCTGTTTGGAACCAGTCTCGTGGTTTCTTTGGCAATGTGACTTCATTCTAATGTCCGTAGGCTACTATTTGCTTCTGATCAATTCCATGGGCCAGGTAGCCAGAAGCAGAGAAGTTGTCAGTTGCATAGttcacatttgcattttaactGGGATTGGGAAtgtgcactttcttttttcttgttcttttttcttttcttttcttttcttttttttttttttttttgagaaggagtctcacactgtcaccggggctggagtgcaatagtgtgatcttgactgactgcaatctcagcctcccaggttcaagggattctcctgcctcagcttcctaagtagctgggattacaggtgcctgccaccatacctggctaattttttggatttttagtagagacggggcttcactatgttggccagtctggtctcaaacccttgacctTGCAATCcgcctgtctcccaaagtgccgggaatacaggcgtcagccactgcacccggccggagATGTGGACTTTCTAGCACAGACCTCACTACCATtgtcacctcgacctcccagccCCTGGCGAGAGACCTCTGCTTGCATCTTGGCTCATGTGGAGGTGATGAATATTTGACCCTTGGCCTTGTTAGGTCGCTCATCTTCCTGTCTCTGCTCATATTAACTTTATCTTCCAGTAGAAAATTCCGCATTTACAGCCCTTCAAGTCTCCAGATTACTGGATTCTCAGTCAACAAGTTGGAAGGGCCTTTTTAACCAagttcaatttcttcctttttcaatttCAGATGAGCCCATTTCAAAGTAGCCTAAACTCTTTCTTAAAGGACCTCACTGATGTAATACATAGCTACTAAATTCCAATATTcagaatcttttcttttccttttttttgagacaaagtcttgctctgtcacccaggctggagtacagtggcatgaccttggctcactgcaagctccacctcccgggttcacatcattctcctgcctcaacttcccaagtagctgggactacaggcgcccaccaccacccccggctaactttttgtatttttagtagagacgggatttcaccgtgttagccaggatggtcgatctcctgatctcgtgatccgcctgccttggcctcccaaagtgctgggattacaggcatgagccaccacacccagcttatatTCAGAATCTTTTCTATCAAATTCCTTAATGCTGCAGCCTTGGTATTTGGCACAGGCTTTTGGCACCAAAATAAGCCAGACCATAGTTCAACCAGCACGTGCAATACTTTGTAATGGGGATTGCAAAAGGTAGTGCCCAGACAGGACAGCATGGTGAGTATCTCCTGGAAACATGGTAGCAATGCACATTCTCAGCCCCACTTCCTTTCTTAATGGACCAGGGCCCAGCAACCTGTGTTTTAACAAGgctccaggtaattctgatgcatgTAAGGTTTAAAACTCCCATTTCACAAGGTCCTCACCAAGTCACCTCCTACTTCCTCGTTTCAGCCAGTTCCACACTTCAGTCAGGGCCTGTGACTTTTAACAGACCCTGTGTCTCTGCACAGATACAGATTCCTCCTCTTTCCTGGGAACTGCACCCACAAAAATACATTATGTGGGATTGACCACATCCCAAATGCTAGGTGGGTCCTGATTAAAATAAGCTGATTTGCATCTTGAGTTTTTTAAACTTACCACAACATAAGCATTTCTCATGTCATTGCATTGTTTGTAAAGGCTGCCTAATAGCCAATCAAGGGAAGATCCCATAATTTTCTTAGCCATTTCCATATCATAGGCAATTTAAATTGGGTCCAATTTTAAGTTGTTATAAATATGCTGGGGACCAAACACACTTatgcattgttctttttttccatatttgaatttatttctataGAGAATAGATTCCTAGACATGGACCCTCTTGGCCAAAGGCTAAGAACATTTATTTCAAGGTTCCTTATGCATATTAGTACCCATATTAAACGCATCTTTAGGTCCTTTGCTTAGCACATATCTCTCTTGAATGAACAGATGTCTGGAAGCCTGGAACGAACAGAGGTCTGGAAGCCTGGAATGAACAGAGGTCTGGAAGCCTGGTTGTACTCTCATTACTCAGTAGCTCAGGCTTCGCTAACACAGCTCTGTCCATCTGCGTGTGGTTTAAGTTGGGCTCTGCTGCTCAGGACTCCTGGCATCACTGCATGAGTCAAGTCTACACCGTTAGAACAGCTGTGGGATAACACAGAAGTTTCCGCTCTGCCAGGGGAAACTATGACTACAGAGCTTTAGTGAGGAGGAACTAGCTAAGTGGTCCTGGGTGACACCAATATCTCACCTCCTCTCGCTGTGGAAACCACTTCCCCATCAACAGCCCTAAGACAAGTGAGCACTTGAACTATTCTCGCAAATACCCTGAGCCCTGTGGCTACCAAGAACCCCTCGCATGTGCGAGTCAACAAGACACCACAGTGCTTACAAAACATCCTCTCTCATCAGCCCCGGTTTCCATCTTCCCATGACTCAGGGCTCACCTCTTAAGAGGAGGGGACGCAGCTCGGACCCCGCAGCTGGCGACTGAGCGCCCAAGGCCTGTCCTCTGCTCACACTCTTGGGCCCCCGCGTCCTCCTATCCTGGGCCTCCTCTCACGAGtctgtcttcctcctgccttTGCTGTTGTTGACCTCTGGCTGGGGTCAAACCACATCACCAAAGTCCAAGGACAGAGGTACTCAAGTGAAACAGGAAACTTCCTAAGGGATTTTCAAAATGCCCTGGGCTATCTGTTCAGGAAGATTTTCTTCCCCAAAGTGTTTTCACTTTCTGTTCTATAAACCTTAAAGGCAGGGTACGGTCTTGTCCTACTTAGGGAAGGAGAACATTGAGTAGGTTTCAATAAGGGGCAGAACCCAGCTACAATCACTTCCCGGTGGCCAGCTGAGTCACGAAATCGCCACAGGTCTGCCTCACAG
This genomic interval carries:
- the LOC135967619 gene encoding C-C motif chemokine 3-like 1, with the protein product MQVSTAALAVLLCTAALCKPVFSAPLAADTPTSCCFSYISRQIPQNFIADYLETSSQCSKPGVIFLTKRGRQVCADPSEDWVQKYVSDLQLSA